A part of Corvus cornix cornix isolate S_Up_H32 chromosome Z, ASM73873v5, whole genome shotgun sequence genomic DNA contains:
- the ISCA1 gene encoding iron-sulfur cluster assembly 1 homolog, mitochondrial, whose translation MASSVVRATVRAVSKRRIQATRAALTLTPSAVQKIKELLKDKPDHVGVKVGVRTRGCNGLSYTLEYTKSKGDSDEEVVQDGVRVFIEKKAQLTLLGTEMDYVEDKLSSEFVFNNPNIKGTCGCGESFNI comes from the exons ATGGCCTCGTCCGTGGTGCGCGCCACGGTGCGCGCCGTCAGCAAGCGCAGGATCCAGGCGACCCGTGCCGCCCTTACGCTG ACCCCTTCTGCTgtccagaaaataaaagagcttCTGAAAGATAAACCTGACCAT GTAGGTGTGAAAGTAGGTGTTCGTACAAGGGGATGCAATGGACTTTCTTACACATTAGAATATACAAAATCGAAAGGAGACTCTGATGAAGAAGTAGTTCAAGATG GCGTTAGAGTGTTTATTGAAAAGAAGGCACAGCTGACACTTCTAGGAACTGAAATGGACTATGTAGAAGACAAACTGTCCAGTGAATTTGTCTTCAATAATCCAAACATCAAAGGAACGTGTGGCTGTGGAGAAAGCTTTAACATCTGA